GGAACGGGCGGAACGATCACGGGCACAGGAGCATATCTTAAAAGCAAAAATAAGGATATAAAGGTAGTTGCGGTCGAGCCGAAAGGATCGCCGGTGCTGTCGACGGGAGTCGCGGGCGCGCACAAGATACAGGGTATCGGCGCGGGGTTCATTCCCGAAGTTCTCGATACGAAAATTTACGACGAGATCATAACGGTGGAAAACGAAGCGGCGTTCGAAACGACGAAAACGTTTGCTAAGGAAGACGGCATACTCGTCGGCATTTCGTCGGGTTCGGCGCTGTGGGCGGCGGCAGAGCTCGCTAAACGCCCCGAGAACAAGGGTAAAACGATAGTCGCAATTCTTCCCGACACGGGCGAGCGGTATCTTTCCACTCCGCTGTTCGATGATTGATGATAATATGCACTATAACAGTTTACTTGTTTTTCTGTGAGTGATATGATATAATTACTGTACGATAAACGCCGATCTAGCGGAGAAAGACTATGGAAGATAATAAAAAATCAATATTTCCCGTTAATGCCGACAGTAAATATGCAGTCATAATATTTTTCATTGCGCTAATGTTGATCGTCGGGTTGACGTTTTCGCTTTGGGGAATATGGCTGATCGATATATATGCGGTAAGAATATGCCTTACATTGCTCGTGACTGCTGCATTTGCGGTAGTCGCTGCTGTTGCTATGAAGCTGACGGGACAGGGAAGCAAGCTACTGCCCACTAAACATAGATTGTGGCTGCAAATCCTGATCGGGCTTGCGATTGCCGTTGTGTTGTGTTTTGTGATGGGAATAGTTCCTATTCTATGCGGCACAAGCATAATCGGTTCTCATACCGAACCGTCCGCAGGTTTTTTGGCAATTTCCGCCGTACAAGATATTCTTTTTGTGGGCGTGTGCGAGGAAATTGTATTCCGCGGATACGTACAAAATCAGTTTGAAATTTGGTTAAAAAAATGTAAATGGCTTGCTCCGTTGATTGCCGCCGTTTTATTCGGGCTGTGGCATATAATTAACGGTAGTCTGATTCAAGTGCTTTTCACAACTCTTGTC
Above is a window of Clostridiales bacterium DNA encoding:
- a CDS encoding CPBP family intramembrane metalloprotease, whose amino-acid sequence is MEDNKKSIFPVNADSKYAVIIFFIALMLIVGLTFSLWGIWLIDIYAVRICLTLLVTAAFAVVAAVAMKLTGQGSKLLPTKHRLWLQILIGLAIAVVLCFVMGIVPILCGTSIIGSHTEPSAGFLAISAVQDILFVGVCEEIVFRGYVQNQFEIWLKKCKWLAPLIAAVLFGLWHIINGSLIQVLFTTLVGCVFGYLKYFIKDCSLLSVIIGHGLYDFSIVLLTCFML